One genomic window of Methanosarcina acetivorans C2A includes the following:
- the hisH gene encoding imidazole glycerol phosphate synthase subunit HisH, producing MKRIVIIDYGLGNLRSVQKGLEHVGANPAISGNPEEILTADGIILPGVGAFIDAMKCLIPLKGVIAEFAESGKPMLGICLGQQVLMSSSEEGRLTGGLDLIQGRVLRFPKSELKVPHMGWNNIRIKQDHPLFKGISDGSFVYFVHSYYVDTTAENTLASCEYGLDFSASVVNSKGNVMGTQFHPEKSGTTGLKILKNFVEMC from the coding sequence ATGAAAAGAATCGTAATTATCGATTACGGGCTTGGAAATCTAAGAAGTGTTCAAAAAGGACTTGAACATGTTGGGGCAAATCCCGCAATCTCAGGGAACCCTGAGGAGATCCTGACAGCCGATGGTATCATTCTTCCCGGGGTTGGTGCTTTTATAGATGCAATGAAATGTCTGATTCCCCTCAAAGGGGTTATCGCGGAATTTGCAGAGTCCGGAAAGCCAATGCTCGGGATCTGTCTCGGGCAGCAGGTTCTGATGAGCTCTTCCGAAGAAGGCAGGCTGACCGGCGGGCTTGACCTCATTCAGGGCAGAGTGCTCCGCTTTCCGAAGTCCGAGCTGAAAGTGCCCCACATGGGCTGGAACAATATCAGGATCAAGCAGGATCATCCTCTGTTTAAAGGCATTTCTGACGGTTCTTTCGTATACTTCGTACACTCCTATTATGTGGACACAACTGCGGAAAACACTCTCGCGTCATGTGAATACGGGCTGGATTTTTCAGCTTCTGTCGTAAACTCAAAAGGAAATGTTATGGGTACCCAGTTCCACCCCGAGAAAAGTGGAACCACAGGGCTTAAGATTCTGAAAAACTTCGTTGAAATGTGTTAA
- a CDS encoding AIR synthase-related protein: protein MDIEGYAKRALRKDSSNEAGLEAQLASRILEIKNINPERAHEIAAAVICEAKATLHTEGDVLNPTLSGVSMGEFGVGSRGTGDFYVHSKLGEVIGQTGAVVDSAQLDDSGVVKIGNEYLVVTIDGIHSRLSDFPFLSGFHVARAALRDVYSMGSRPLAMLSDIHVADDGDVAKIFDHIAGITTVSELTGIPLITGSTLRIGGDMVIGERMTGGVGAVGITSSLTSRNRTRPGDLILMTEGAGGGTVSTTALYYGMHDVVEETINIRFLEACEALLQSGLYKKVHSMTDVTNGGIRGDAREISKTAKVKMVFEEEKMRTLVNPKVLSMLEALKIDYLGVSLDALLVIAPPEYAGEILKTVRAAGVEIDIIGRVEEGIGAEIIVNGETRDFAPRFRESAYTPVKKIHGEDNPRDFEEMRNAIDRAAEEAINKKQRVLEKIKAKKKS, encoded by the coding sequence ATGGATATAGAAGGCTATGCAAAACGGGCTCTCAGGAAGGACTCTTCAAATGAAGCCGGGCTTGAGGCACAGCTTGCTTCGCGAATTCTTGAAATCAAGAACATAAACCCAGAAAGGGCCCATGAGATTGCGGCTGCAGTTATTTGTGAAGCAAAAGCAACTCTTCACACGGAAGGGGATGTATTAAACCCCACTCTCTCAGGGGTTTCTATGGGGGAGTTCGGAGTAGGTTCGAGGGGCACAGGGGACTTTTACGTTCATTCCAAGCTGGGGGAGGTCATAGGCCAGACCGGGGCAGTAGTTGACAGTGCCCAGCTTGATGATTCCGGGGTTGTAAAAATAGGGAACGAATACCTGGTTGTTACAATTGACGGCATCCACTCCCGCCTGAGTGATTTTCCCTTCCTTTCGGGTTTTCATGTCGCAAGAGCAGCCCTGCGTGACGTATATTCAATGGGGTCCCGCCCTCTTGCCATGCTTTCCGATATCCATGTCGCAGACGACGGAGATGTAGCAAAAATCTTCGACCACATTGCGGGAATCACCACGGTTTCCGAACTTACCGGAATCCCACTTATTACCGGAAGCACTCTCCGGATCGGTGGGGACATGGTCATAGGAGAAAGGATGACAGGAGGCGTAGGGGCTGTTGGCATTACGTCTTCTCTTACTTCCCGTAACCGGACCAGGCCAGGAGATCTGATCCTTATGACGGAAGGTGCAGGCGGAGGTACGGTTTCCACAACTGCCCTCTATTACGGGATGCATGACGTGGTGGAAGAGACCATTAATATTCGTTTTCTGGAAGCCTGCGAAGCTCTCCTTCAGTCCGGCCTGTACAAAAAAGTCCACTCCATGACCGACGTTACCAACGGTGGAATCCGCGGGGATGCCCGGGAAATCTCAAAGACTGCAAAAGTAAAAATGGTCTTCGAGGAAGAAAAAATGAGAACCCTTGTTAACCCAAAGGTGCTTTCCATGCTTGAGGCCCTTAAAATCGACTATCTCGGCGTATCTCTCGATGCCCTGCTGGTTATTGCCCCTCCGGAATATGCCGGAGAAATTCTTAAAACAGTTCGGGCGGCCGGGGTTGAGATTGATATCATAGGACGTGTGGAAGAAGGAATCGGGGCTGAAATTATTGTCAATGGAGAGACCAGGGACTTTGCGCCCAGGTTCAGAGAATCTGCCTATACTCCTGTCAAAAAGATCCACGGGGAAGATAATCCGCGCGATTTCGAGGAGATGAGGAATGCAATTGACAGGGCAGCCGAAGAAGCCATCAATAAAAAGCAGAGGGTTCTTGAAAAAATAAAAGCCAAAAAGAAAAGTTAA
- a CDS encoding NfeD family protein, with the protein MQMKWVSHSLFIFCLCVTLTAFLAPSAGAAAEDKVLVLEISGAITPASDNLIADAIQSAESGNYEALVITLDTPGGGLEETQIIIKAIENTTMPVIGYVPESGKAWSAGTLILMGTDIAAMAPFTVIGSAQPVQVSAEGTVPVEDEKTINALVKFSTETARKHGRNETFAEEVITENRNLNAEEALEEGVIEYIAISVPNLLNQVDGEIVKGKELHTANATTETYKPPLPLSFLTLISNPILSSLLLTIGIYGIIFGISNPGAGAELFGVIAIVLGLIGTGFDINIAALFLIIVGIGLLILELNSPGFGIFGLAGIICLVIGSIFLVPLGSENIYTPEFRRLMILTIVTPTIVFGIFLVFAIYKVAETRKKKPVIGAIIGDTARTIDPIGPKNPGFVRYKGEYWQAKAEEEIGAEEEVEITGKEMEVLVVKRKI; encoded by the coding sequence ATGCAAATGAAATGGGTTTCCCATTCTCTCTTTATTTTTTGTCTCTGCGTGACCCTCACAGCTTTTCTTGCACCTTCGGCAGGGGCAGCAGCCGAAGATAAAGTGCTTGTACTTGAAATAAGCGGAGCTATTACCCCGGCTTCCGATAATTTGATAGCTGACGCAATACAAAGCGCGGAGAGCGGGAACTATGAAGCTCTCGTAATTACCCTGGATACCCCCGGGGGAGGGCTGGAAGAGACTCAAATAATCATAAAGGCAATAGAGAACACGACCATGCCTGTGATCGGGTATGTGCCTGAGAGCGGAAAAGCCTGGTCTGCAGGAACCCTCATCCTTATGGGAACCGATATTGCCGCAATGGCTCCCTTTACAGTAATAGGGTCAGCCCAGCCGGTGCAGGTGTCCGCGGAAGGGACAGTACCTGTAGAGGATGAGAAAACAATAAATGCTCTCGTTAAATTCTCTACTGAAACGGCAAGAAAACACGGGAGAAATGAAACTTTTGCAGAAGAAGTAATTACCGAGAACAGAAACCTGAACGCCGAAGAAGCCCTGGAAGAAGGAGTAATCGAATACATAGCCATTTCCGTTCCGAATTTGCTGAACCAGGTTGATGGGGAAATTGTAAAAGGTAAAGAATTGCATACCGCAAATGCAACAACAGAGACCTACAAACCTCCTCTTCCCCTTTCTTTCCTGACACTCATTTCAAACCCAATTCTATCCTCCCTTCTTCTGACAATAGGGATTTACGGGATCATCTTCGGGATTTCAAACCCCGGAGCCGGAGCCGAACTTTTCGGAGTTATTGCAATTGTTCTCGGGCTAATAGGTACCGGCTTTGACATCAACATAGCAGCACTTTTCCTTATTATCGTCGGAATAGGGCTTCTTATCCTGGAACTTAATTCCCCTGGGTTCGGGATATTCGGGCTTGCCGGAATTATCTGCCTGGTTATAGGAAGCATCTTCCTTGTGCCGCTGGGAAGTGAGAATATTTACACACCGGAGTTCAGAAGACTTATGATCCTGACAATTGTTACTCCTACAATTGTTTTCGGAATTTTTCTGGTCTTTGCAATATATAAAGTCGCCGAAACGAGGAAGAAAAAGCCTGTTATCGGAGCCATTATCGGAGATACTGCCCGGACAATAGACCCGATAGGCCCGAAAAACCCGGGTTTTGTCCGCTATAAAGGAGAATACTGGCAAGCCAAGGCCGAAGAAGAAATAGGTGCAGAAGAAGAAGTTGAAATTACAGGAAAAGAGATGGAAGTGTTGGTTGTAAAAAGAAAAATATAA
- a CDS encoding slipin family protein yields MVTMIELLLPVLIIVIIIFSQSIKMVNEYERVVIFRLGRLSGVKGPGLFLIIPFIDRALKIDLRVVAIDVPKQAVITRDNVTVEVDAVVYYKVVEPGAAITQVENYMFATSTLSQTTLRDVLGQMELDELLSERENINKQIQELLDAYTDPWGIKVTGVTIRDVSLPETMKRAIAKQAEAEREKRARIILAEGEYQAAEKMKDAAILYQGMPTAIKLRELQTFAEIARERNLIVVTQSQSVETGNIAALSQAVSGKAQPLSGKEE; encoded by the coding sequence ATGGTTACTATGATTGAATTATTGCTTCCTGTATTGATAATTGTAATAATAATATTCTCACAATCCATAAAAATGGTTAATGAGTACGAACGAGTTGTTATATTCAGGTTAGGTCGTCTTAGTGGCGTAAAGGGCCCGGGACTTTTCCTTATCATTCCTTTCATTGATAGAGCCCTGAAAATAGACCTGAGAGTTGTTGCAATCGATGTCCCCAAGCAGGCTGTTATCACACGGGACAACGTCACAGTTGAAGTGGATGCCGTTGTCTATTACAAAGTCGTGGAGCCCGGGGCTGCAATCACACAGGTCGAAAACTATATGTTTGCAACTTCGACTCTTTCCCAGACTACGCTTAGAGACGTGCTGGGCCAGATGGAACTGGATGAACTGCTTTCGGAAAGAGAGAACATCAACAAGCAAATTCAGGAGCTACTGGATGCGTATACCGACCCCTGGGGGATCAAGGTTACCGGGGTGACTATCCGGGATGTATCCCTGCCCGAAACCATGAAGAGAGCAATTGCAAAACAGGCTGAAGCCGAAAGAGAAAAACGCGCCAGAATTATCCTTGCTGAGGGAGAATATCAGGCTGCTGAAAAGATGAAAGATGCTGCAATTCTTTACCAGGGGATGCCGACTGCAATCAAATTAAGAGAACTGCAGACCTTTGCCGAAATTGCCAGGGAGAGAAACCTTATCGTGGTTACACAATCTCAGTCTGTTGAAACCGGAAACATAGCCGCCCTTTCTCAGGCAGTGTCCGGGAAGGCTCAGCCTCTGTCCGGAAAGGAAGAGTAA
- a CDS encoding DHH family phosphoesterase, which translates to MSKECPDCHGRGYEVISTEVCPLCKGKGKSKSVDFMKISEKDIDSFLKNGAVCEKCKGKGSVEVTRPCEACEGLGKIYTCKICGVRIHDPQEAEEEICSSCARSQHVYALDESCDLKDVEAGKLYHGIVSSIASFGVFVDLNPHVRGLMHSSNVGVPPEVGEALIVLVKSIKAGGKLDLIPKTLTKYETIELEKELPLKDSSEIDTSMKGRLIRIEGEVIQVKQTSGPTIFTISDEGGFIPCAAFESAGKRSYPHIDVGMIVSITGEVTPRDEQVQIEVMSMKLLTGEKEAAVKFRVEKVIEEKAAPADIPFLVESAIMERLKPRMLHVAKEIKKAIFHSTPIILRHHADADGITSAIAIERAILPLITEIGGADAEYYFYKRAPSKAPFYELADVTRDISFALEDYARHGQKMPLVILVDNGSTEEDVPSMRQAKVYGINMLVVDHHHPDDIVDQYLIGHANPAHVGGDFGVTAGMLCAEIARMINPGISDTIKHLPAVSAVGDRSEAPEAGRYISLVSDRYTLGELKDMALALDYEQFWLKFSSGKGLIDDILDLGDHKVHKNLVSLLCEQANTMIKEQLETCLFNVKSQKLANGAIMNVIDVENYAQKFTFPPPGKTSGEMHDVLCKRNPDKPVVTIGYGPDFAVIRSKGVLMNIPRIVRELHEEMKGAGVSGGGHLVVGSIKFVEGMRTEVLSRLAEKIASTEVEY; encoded by the coding sequence ATGAGTAAGGAATGTCCAGACTGCCACGGGCGTGGCTATGAGGTTATTTCAACTGAAGTCTGCCCTTTGTGTAAGGGAAAAGGCAAGTCAAAGTCAGTTGATTTCATGAAAATTTCAGAAAAAGATATTGACAGTTTCTTGAAAAATGGTGCAGTATGCGAGAAATGCAAAGGTAAGGGAAGTGTTGAAGTTACCAGACCCTGTGAAGCCTGTGAAGGGCTTGGAAAAATCTATACATGTAAAATCTGTGGAGTAAGAATTCATGATCCTCAGGAAGCAGAGGAAGAAATCTGCAGTTCCTGTGCACGTTCCCAGCACGTTTACGCTCTGGACGAATCCTGCGACCTTAAAGATGTGGAAGCAGGAAAACTTTATCACGGCATAGTGAGCAGCATCGCTTCTTTCGGGGTCTTTGTGGATCTGAACCCTCACGTGCGAGGGCTTATGCATTCCAGTAACGTTGGGGTCCCGCCAGAAGTAGGGGAGGCACTAATCGTTTTGGTGAAAAGTATCAAAGCCGGAGGAAAACTGGACCTTATTCCGAAGACGCTTACAAAGTACGAGACCATCGAGCTTGAAAAAGAGCTTCCACTTAAGGATTCCTCCGAAATAGATACCAGCATGAAGGGCAGGCTCATCCGGATCGAAGGAGAGGTAATCCAGGTTAAGCAGACAAGCGGGCCTACCATTTTCACCATCAGCGATGAAGGAGGCTTTATCCCCTGCGCGGCTTTCGAGAGTGCCGGGAAAAGGTCCTATCCCCACATCGATGTAGGGATGATCGTATCGATTACCGGAGAGGTGACCCCGAGGGACGAGCAGGTCCAGATCGAAGTCATGAGCATGAAACTGCTGACCGGAGAAAAGGAAGCTGCTGTCAAGTTCAGGGTCGAGAAGGTGATTGAGGAGAAAGCAGCGCCTGCTGATATTCCTTTCCTGGTCGAAAGTGCCATTATGGAGAGACTCAAACCCAGAATGCTCCATGTCGCCAAGGAAATCAAAAAGGCAATATTCCATTCAACACCCATTATCCTCAGGCACCATGCCGATGCTGACGGGATCACTTCGGCAATTGCCATTGAAAGAGCAATCCTTCCCTTGATTACGGAAATAGGCGGGGCAGATGCGGAATACTATTTCTACAAACGGGCTCCTTCCAAAGCTCCTTTTTACGAGCTTGCGGACGTTACAAGGGATATTTCTTTTGCACTTGAGGATTATGCAAGGCACGGGCAGAAGATGCCTCTTGTGATTCTGGTGGATAATGGCTCAACCGAAGAGGATGTACCCTCAATGCGGCAGGCAAAGGTCTACGGCATTAATATGCTTGTCGTTGACCACCACCATCCGGACGACATAGTTGACCAGTACCTTATAGGGCACGCAAACCCTGCTCACGTAGGGGGCGACTTCGGGGTTACTGCAGGTATGCTCTGCGCGGAAATCGCCCGGATGATTAATCCCGGTATCAGCGATACCATAAAGCACCTCCCGGCGGTTTCGGCAGTAGGAGACCGTTCTGAGGCGCCTGAGGCCGGGAGGTATATCTCGCTCGTCTCGGACCGTTATACACTTGGGGAATTAAAAGATATGGCTCTTGCTCTTGATTATGAGCAGTTCTGGCTTAAATTCAGCAGTGGAAAAGGGCTTATTGACGATATCCTGGACCTGGGAGACCACAAAGTCCATAAAAATCTGGTCTCTCTGCTTTGCGAACAGGCAAACACCATGATAAAGGAGCAGCTTGAGACCTGCCTCTTTAATGTCAAGTCCCAGAAACTGGCAAACGGTGCTATCATGAATGTGATTGATGTCGAAAACTATGCTCAGAAGTTTACCTTCCCGCCACCAGGCAAGACCTCCGGGGAAATGCATGACGTGCTCTGCAAGAGAAACCCGGACAAGCCCGTGGTTACAATTGGCTACGGTCCGGACTTTGCCGTCATCCGCTCAAAAGGTGTACTGATGAACATCCCTCGTATTGTTCGAGAACTCCATGAGGAAATGAAAGGCGCCGGAGTCAGCGGTGGTGGACACCTTGTTGTGGGCAGCATTAAGTTTGTAGAAGGGATGAGGACCGAGGTGTTGTCAAGGCTTGCCGAAAAGATAGCATCTACGGAAGTTGAGTATTAA